A genomic window from Streptomyces brevispora includes:
- a CDS encoding ROK family glucokinase, translating into MSTYRDFTHRGSARATVLRTVGTRERRSHLTAPRVPTVGIDIGGTKVMAGVVDADGNILEALRTETPDKSKSPKVVEDTIVELVLDLSDRHDVHAVGIGAAGWVDADRSKVLFAPHLAWRDEPLRDAIASRLVVPVMVDNDANTAAWAEWRFGAGRGEDHLVMITLGTGIGGAILEDGQVKRGKYGVAGEFGHMQVVPGGHRCPCGNRGCWEQYSSGNALVREARELAAADSPVAHGIIERVNGNIPDITGPLITELAREGDAMCIELLQDIGQWLGVGIANLAAALDPSCFVIGGGVSAADDLLIGPARDAFKRHLTGRGYRPEARIAKAQLGPEAGMVGAADLARLVARRFRRTNRRRVERYERYAQIYDQAASTIRNTRNTRTS; encoded by the coding sequence ATGAGCACGTACCGCGACTTCACCCACCGCGGCTCCGCCCGCGCCACCGTCCTGCGGACCGTCGGCACCCGGGAGCGACGCTCGCACCTGACCGCGCCGCGGGTCCCCACCGTCGGCATCGACATCGGTGGGACGAAGGTGATGGCCGGGGTCGTCGACGCCGACGGCAACATCCTGGAGGCCCTGCGCACCGAGACGCCGGACAAGTCCAAGAGCCCCAAGGTCGTCGAGGACACCATCGTCGAGCTGGTCCTGGACCTCTCCGACCGCCACGACGTGCACGCGGTGGGCATCGGCGCGGCCGGCTGGGTCGACGCGGACCGCTCCAAGGTGCTGTTCGCCCCGCACCTCGCCTGGCGCGACGAACCCCTGCGCGACGCCATCGCCTCCCGGCTGGTCGTCCCGGTCATGGTCGACAACGACGCCAACACCGCCGCCTGGGCCGAATGGCGCTTCGGCGCGGGGCGCGGCGAGGACCACCTCGTCATGATCACCCTCGGTACCGGCATCGGCGGCGCGATCCTGGAGGACGGCCAGGTCAAGCGCGGCAAGTACGGCGTCGCCGGTGAGTTCGGCCACATGCAGGTGGTGCCCGGCGGCCACCGCTGCCCCTGCGGCAACCGCGGCTGCTGGGAGCAGTACAGCTCCGGGAACGCACTCGTCCGGGAGGCCAGGGAGCTGGCCGCGGCGGACTCCCCGGTGGCCCACGGAATCATCGAGCGGGTCAACGGCAACATCCCCGACATCACCGGACCGCTCATCACCGAACTGGCCCGCGAGGGCGATGCGATGTGCATCGAGCTCCTCCAGGACATCGGCCAGTGGCTCGGCGTCGGAATCGCCAATCTGGCCGCCGCGCTCGACCCCTCCTGCTTCGTCATCGGAGGGGGTGTCAGCGCCGCCGACGACCTGCTGATCGGGCCGGCCAGGGACGCCTTCAAACGCCACCTCACCGGCCGCGGCTACCGCCCCGAGGCACGGATCGCGAAGGCGCAGCTCGGCCCCGAGGCGGGTATGGTCGGCGCCGCCGACCTCGCCAGACTGGTGGCCCGCAGATTCCGCCGTACCAACCGGCGCCGCGTCGAGCGGTACGAGCGGTACGCGCAGATCTACGACCAGGCCGCGAGCACCATCCGTAACACCCGCAACACCCGCACTTCCTAG
- a CDS encoding ABC transporter permease — protein sequence MSALSLAVRDSSTMLRRNLLHARRYPSLTLNLLLTPIMLLLLFVYIFGDVMSAGIGGGGADRSEYIAYIVPGILLMTIGGTVVGTAVSVSNDMTEGIIARFRTMAIHRGSVLIGHVVGSVLQSVISVVLVGAVAVAIGFRSTDAGVLEWLAAFGLLVLFATALTWIAVGMGLISPNAEAASNNALPMILLPLLSSAFIPVDTMPGWFRPIAEYQPFTPAIETLRGLLLGSEIGNNGWLAVLWCLGLAVLGYFWSTSKFNRDPK from the coding sequence ATGAGTGCCCTCTCCCTCGCCGTACGCGACTCGTCCACGATGCTGCGCCGCAATCTGCTGCACGCGCGGCGCTACCCGTCACTCACCCTGAACCTGCTGCTCACGCCGATCATGCTGCTGCTGCTCTTCGTCTACATCTTCGGCGACGTGATGAGCGCGGGCATCGGCGGTGGTGGCGCGGACCGCTCGGAGTACATCGCGTACATCGTCCCGGGCATCTTGCTGATGACCATCGGCGGCACCGTCGTCGGTACGGCGGTGTCCGTCTCCAACGACATGACCGAGGGCATCATCGCCCGCTTCCGCACGATGGCGATCCACCGCGGTTCGGTGCTCATCGGGCACGTCGTCGGCAGCGTGCTGCAGTCGGTCATCAGCGTGGTGCTGGTGGGCGCCGTGGCCGTGGCCATCGGCTTCCGGTCCACCGATGCCGGCGTCCTGGAGTGGCTGGCGGCGTTCGGGCTGCTCGTGCTCTTCGCCACGGCGCTCACCTGGATCGCGGTCGGCATGGGGCTGATCAGCCCGAACGCCGAGGCGGCCAGCAACAACGCGCTGCCGATGATCCTGCTGCCGCTCCTGTCGAGCGCCTTCATCCCGGTCGACACGATGCCGGGCTGGTTCCGGCCGATCGCCGAGTACCAGCCGTTCACGCCCGCCATCGAGACGCTGCGAGGGCTGCTGCTCGGCAGCGAGATCGGCAACAACGGATGGCTCGCGGTCCTCTGGTGCCTGGGTCTCGCGGTGCTCGGCTACTTCTGGTCGACCTCGAAGTTCAACCGCGACCCGAAGTAG
- a CDS encoding ATP-binding cassette domain-containing protein has translation MPSPVMPTSRNGNDQEPPAAVRAVGLRKSYGDKLVLDGIDLSIPTGTVFALLGPNGAGKTTVVKILSTLVSADAGDIHVGGHDLAADPQAARAAIGVTGQFSAVDGLITGEENMLLMADLHHLSRSEGRRTAAELLERFDLTEAARKPASTYSGGMKRRLDIAMTLVGNPRIIFLDEPTTGLDPRSRHSMWRIIRELVSGGVTVFLTTQYLEEADELADRIALLSNGRIAAEGSADELKRLVPGGHVRLRFSDSSAYRSAALALHEGTGDDEALSLRIPSDGSQRELRAVLDRLDAAGIEADELTVHTPDLDDVFFALTGDTDVPSQTREEVR, from the coding sequence ATGCCTTCACCTGTCATGCCCACGTCCAGAAATGGAAACGATCAGGAACCGCCCGCAGCCGTCCGCGCGGTCGGCCTGCGCAAGTCCTACGGCGACAAACTCGTCCTCGACGGGATCGACCTGAGCATCCCGACGGGCACGGTGTTCGCGCTGCTCGGACCGAACGGCGCCGGCAAGACCACTGTCGTCAAGATCCTCTCCACTCTCGTCTCCGCCGACGCCGGCGACATCCACGTCGGCGGCCACGACCTGGCCGCCGACCCGCAGGCGGCGCGTGCCGCCATCGGCGTCACGGGACAGTTCTCCGCCGTCGACGGCCTGATCACCGGCGAGGAGAACATGCTCCTCATGGCGGACCTGCACCACCTCTCCCGCAGCGAGGGACGGCGCACCGCGGCCGAGCTGCTGGAGCGCTTCGACCTGACGGAGGCGGCGAGGAAGCCCGCCTCCACCTACTCCGGCGGCATGAAGCGCCGCCTCGACATCGCCATGACGCTGGTCGGCAACCCGCGGATCATCTTCCTCGACGAGCCGACCACCGGTCTCGACCCGCGCAGCCGCCACTCCATGTGGCGCATCATCCGCGAGCTCGTCTCCGGCGGCGTCACCGTCTTCCTCACCACCCAGTACCTGGAGGAGGCCGACGAGCTCGCCGACCGCATCGCGTTACTGAGCAACGGCAGGATCGCCGCCGAGGGAAGCGCCGACGAGCTGAAGCGGCTCGTCCCGGGCGGGCACGTACGGCTGCGGTTCTCCGACTCGTCCGCGTACCGCTCCGCCGCCCTCGCCCTGCACGAGGGCACCGGGGACGACGAGGCCCTGTCGCTGCGGATCCCCAGCGACGGCAGTCAGCGCGAGCTGCGCGCCGTCCTCGACCGGCTGGACGCGGCCGGTATCGAGGCGGACGAACTGACCGTGCACACCCCCGACCTCGACGATGTGTTCTTCGCCCTCACCGGCGACACCGACGTGCCCAGCCAGACCAGGGAGGAAGTCCGATGA
- a CDS encoding DUF4097 family beta strand repeat-containing protein, whose translation MPSFDTSEPISVHAQVAAGSIQFAAGDRLDTVVDVRPRDPRKDQDVRSADQTEVTYASGVLTIRTPKSRYLVGRTGTVDVTVELPTGSGVELTGAWVQVLGEGRLGEVHVKTSSGDVRLDTTGPLRLTASHGSINVDRIDGTAEITTSSGSMRVGTVNGPAVLKNSHGTTTVGTATGDLRVSGAHGDIDIARAEGSVAATTAHGTLRVGDVARGTVQLETSYGAIEVGIREGTAAWLDASSGSGQVRNTLTASETPEKATDTVEVRARTRNGNIDVLRARS comes from the coding sequence ATGCCTTCTTTCGACACTTCCGAACCGATCTCGGTCCACGCCCAGGTGGCCGCCGGTTCCATCCAGTTCGCCGCGGGCGACCGCCTCGACACGGTCGTCGACGTGCGGCCCCGCGACCCGCGGAAGGACCAGGACGTGCGGTCGGCCGACCAGACCGAGGTCACGTACGCGAGTGGCGTCCTGACCATCAGGACACCCAAGAGCCGCTATCTCGTCGGGCGCACCGGCACCGTCGACGTGACGGTCGAACTGCCCACGGGCTCGGGCGTCGAGCTGACCGGCGCCTGGGTCCAGGTGCTCGGCGAGGGGCGGCTCGGCGAGGTGCACGTGAAGACCTCGTCCGGTGACGTCCGCCTCGACACCACCGGGCCGCTCCGGCTGACCGCCTCCCACGGCTCGATCAACGTCGACCGGATCGACGGCACGGCCGAGATCACCACCAGCTCCGGCAGCATGCGCGTCGGCACCGTCAACGGTCCCGCCGTCCTGAAGAACTCGCACGGCACCACAACCGTCGGCACCGCGACCGGCGACCTTCGGGTGAGCGGTGCCCACGGCGACATCGACATCGCGCGCGCCGAGGGTTCGGTCGCCGCCACCACCGCCCACGGCACCCTGCGCGTCGGCGACGTCGCTCGCGGCACCGTCCAGCTGGAGACCTCCTACGGTGCCATCGAGGTCGGCATCCGCGAGGGCACCGCCGCCTGGCTCGACGCCAGCTCCGGCTCCGGGCAGGTGCGCAACACGCTCACCGCCTCCGAGACCCCGGAGAAGGCCACGGACACCGTCGAGGTCCGCGCCCGGACCCGCAACGGCAACATCGACGTACTCCGCGCCCGGAGCTGA
- a CDS encoding serine/threonine-protein kinase — translation MSLRGGDPAEIGGYPLEARLGSGGMGTVFLARTSSGRPVAIKLIHQQFAGDDEFRIRFRQEVAAARRVSGAFTAAVVDAAPEAERPWMATTYIEGHTLAQHIATKGPLNGAELRKLAIGLAEALRDIHRVGVVHRDLKPSNVVLSPEGPRVIDFGISRAVDQQTLTMTGRVIGTPPFMSPEQLQAPRGVGPRSDVFSLGTLLVYSSTGHGPFDADSPYMTAYQVVHEEPSLDAVPPALRAVVESCLDKEPEGRPSADELLVLLRDLPVDLGGTETNGAGAGRTRDMITQHHFATRDTPAPTAPATAPAGPGTGSTGTPIGRRLRRRWRPVLAAAVAVAAIGGGAAALKTGGFGGNSADDKGNSVAAPGAALPVGFEPWRRTVPGGREDVPDELRCVARGDALFCGGGGVVATRIKALDGSRVWTVKSPGVPVQGMHLVGATDDTVLGYRFAAEDAAQDPPAEVVAVDAKSGRELWSVPSGAQSTAVTGRTQDAMVVGSSVVTVDASNSRFEALDAHSGEVAWTTSFPAESQCAPVAAGPQLLAMCAKNAEVDALEVSHPTLHTVDRASGALGRPIAVNGPAVPMGVVDGRLVLLEEHREGTALTGYDAVARVDPASGKVTYSRLAKTYAGTPGMTDGTVYVCGQTGLITALDPATGREKWSRQTGVEGASGPVAGADALYFSSATGRVVALSPQDGKPLWTTNPQADGLTGEQGASPRVTVAGRAVIVAAANNTLSAFDAQKPPKAG, via the coding sequence GTGTCGCTGCGCGGAGGTGATCCAGCCGAGATCGGCGGCTATCCGCTTGAGGCGCGACTCGGCTCGGGCGGCATGGGCACGGTCTTTCTGGCCCGTACGAGTTCGGGGCGGCCTGTCGCGATCAAGCTGATCCACCAGCAGTTCGCGGGGGACGACGAGTTCCGCATCCGTTTCCGGCAGGAGGTGGCGGCGGCGAGGCGGGTGAGCGGTGCGTTCACCGCAGCCGTGGTCGACGCCGCCCCCGAGGCCGAGCGGCCGTGGATGGCGACGACCTATATCGAGGGGCACACGCTCGCCCAGCACATCGCCACGAAGGGCCCGCTGAACGGAGCGGAGCTGAGGAAGCTCGCCATCGGGCTGGCCGAGGCGCTGCGCGACATCCACCGGGTCGGGGTCGTCCACCGTGACCTGAAGCCCTCGAACGTCGTGCTCTCGCCCGAGGGTCCGCGCGTCATCGACTTCGGCATCTCGCGCGCCGTGGACCAGCAGACGCTGACGATGACGGGGCGGGTCATCGGTACGCCGCCCTTCATGTCGCCGGAGCAGTTGCAGGCGCCGCGCGGTGTGGGGCCGCGGTCCGATGTCTTCTCGTTGGGGACGCTCCTGGTGTACTCGTCGACGGGCCACGGGCCCTTCGACGCGGACAGCCCGTACATGACGGCGTATCAGGTCGTGCACGAGGAGCCGTCGCTGGATGCCGTGCCGCCGGCTCTGCGCGCGGTCGTCGAGTCGTGCCTGGACAAGGAGCCCGAGGGGCGCCCCTCGGCGGACGAACTCCTCGTGCTGCTGCGGGACCTGCCGGTCGACCTCGGCGGGACCGAAACCAACGGGGCCGGCGCGGGCCGCACCCGCGACATGATCACCCAGCATCACTTCGCGACGCGTGACACCCCGGCGCCGACTGCCCCGGCCACCGCCCCGGCCGGTCCCGGCACAGGGAGCACCGGCACCCCCATCGGCCGCCGTCTGCGCCGCCGATGGCGTCCCGTGCTCGCCGCCGCGGTCGCGGTGGCGGCGATCGGCGGGGGAGCCGCCGCGCTGAAGACGGGCGGCTTCGGCGGGAACAGCGCCGACGACAAGGGCAACAGCGTCGCGGCGCCGGGGGCCGCGCTTCCGGTCGGCTTCGAGCCGTGGCGCAGGACCGTGCCGGGCGGTCGCGAGGACGTCCCCGACGAGCTGCGTTGCGTCGCGCGCGGCGACGCGCTGTTCTGCGGGGGCGGCGGTGTCGTCGCGACCCGTATCAAGGCGCTCGACGGCTCGCGGGTGTGGACCGTGAAGAGCCCGGGCGTCCCTGTCCAGGGCATGCACCTGGTGGGCGCCACCGACGACACGGTGCTCGGCTACCGCTTCGCCGCCGAGGACGCCGCACAGGACCCTCCCGCCGAGGTGGTGGCCGTCGACGCGAAGAGCGGCCGGGAGCTGTGGTCCGTACCGTCCGGTGCCCAGTCGACGGCCGTCACGGGCCGGACTCAGGACGCCATGGTGGTCGGCTCCTCCGTCGTGACGGTCGACGCCTCCAACTCCCGCTTCGAGGCCCTGGACGCGCACAGCGGCGAGGTCGCCTGGACGACGTCGTTCCCCGCGGAATCGCAGTGCGCTCCCGTCGCGGCGGGCCCACAGCTCCTCGCGATGTGCGCGAAGAACGCCGAGGTTGATGCCTTGGAGGTGAGCCACCCCACCCTGCACACGGTCGACCGCGCCTCGGGGGCGCTGGGCAGGCCCATCGCGGTCAACGGCCCCGCCGTACCGATGGGCGTCGTCGACGGCAGGCTCGTACTCCTTGAGGAGCACAGGGAGGGAACGGCGCTGACCGGCTACGACGCGGTGGCACGGGTCGACCCGGCCTCGGGGAAGGTCACGTACTCCCGACTGGCCAAGACCTACGCGGGGACGCCCGGCATGACGGACGGCACCGTCTACGTGTGCGGGCAGACCGGTCTCATCACGGCCCTCGACCCCGCGACCGGCCGGGAGAAGTGGTCGCGGCAGACGGGCGTGGAGGGTGCGTCAGGTCCCGTTGCGGGAGCCGACGCGCTGTACTTCAGCTCGGCCACCGGCCGGGTGGTCGCGCTGTCGCCGCAGGATGGCAAACCCCTGTGGACAACCAACCCGCAGGCCGATGGTCTGACGGGCGAGCAGGGCGCGAGCCCGCGCGTGACCGTCGCGGGACGTGCCGTGATCGTGGCCGCGGCCAACAACACTCTCTCCGCCTTCGACGCGCAGAAGCCGCCGAAGGCGGGCTGA
- a CDS encoding HAD domain-containing protein, which yields MSRPLLFLDVDGPLNPYAAKAQRRPEGYTTLRVPRNSGMPEEHGEPVLRRRPLRVWLNPEHGQNLLRLDYELCWATTWMADANRWIAPVLGLPELPFVDFGDALFRERPDGVHWKTAPLVDYADGRPFAWVDDEQSDADQAYLTAHHHARGLLHHVNPRIGLREEDFRALADFARSLDASQAGG from the coding sequence GTGAGCCGACCACTGCTGTTCCTCGACGTGGACGGGCCCCTCAATCCGTATGCGGCAAAGGCGCAGAGGCGCCCCGAGGGCTACACCACACTCAGGGTGCCCCGCAACAGCGGGATGCCGGAGGAACACGGTGAACCTGTGCTCCGTCGGCGACCCCTGCGGGTCTGGCTCAACCCGGAGCACGGACAGAACCTGCTGCGACTCGACTACGAGCTGTGCTGGGCCACCACATGGATGGCGGATGCCAACCGATGGATCGCCCCGGTACTCGGCCTTCCCGAACTGCCGTTCGTCGACTTCGGCGACGCCTTGTTCCGGGAGCGCCCCGACGGAGTCCACTGGAAGACCGCTCCTCTGGTGGACTACGCCGACGGCCGCCCCTTCGCCTGGGTGGACGACGAACAGAGCGATGCGGACCAGGCATACCTGACCGCCCACCACCACGCACGCGGACTGTTGCACCACGTCAACCCGCGGATCGGCCTGCGCGAGGAGGACTTCCGGGCCCTTGCCGACTTCGCCCGGTCCTTGGACGCCTCGCAAGCCGGCGGCTGA
- a CDS encoding HEAT repeat domain-containing protein: MINYLDGVNWSSMSHAYGPAVDVPAWLRAMTSADPAVRERALGDFYGAAHHQGDVYPCTAASLPFLFALADDPATPDRASIVQLLLSIGRESVARDDGGIRFAPDGTLSTACADSAATMRERADAFVAYAADPDPGVRRAAIKGLGLFLEDADRAVGVLRSRLPAESGVVERLLVVETMADLALRLPAARTAATAWLHGLADNTAANPDIRLAALVHRTRCVPEAIGDSTVPTTIDLLRRLTPAQRPTTDEKVCRADSGTCARTPAAKSATPGTPPQIAAAFADMELHNRVHAPTTALLRTLHGVLNDRVPERTALLAEQLSSPDPAVRHDAIRMAQDVIGTWRGNHAPLVMLIADCLLPEDPYTAAAAAESLGSLGPAAQVAREALAAFVRAQRAAHGPDVWAAEHSLRRRAHQEAVMALARLDDTRALPGLLSALDADTDAWRAVQVAGHLRSGAEELAPRLRRRLAAVDFSQPEPGLGAGALVSALAALGDLGAVPAITQALTAALRHQQWRTAAAVLEALASFGTDAATALYVVRPQADAQDVDLRAAATAALWALDRDPADVVPRLRDLLGSHCNRGAADVLGRIGPPAATALPLLKEMLTVAYEWTRLHAAIAVWDIAGAAETDNVIRTLLEIWEENEATAHHIALFLDRMGPAAAPALPRVRAELARPRRSRGVAHDEELQRTCRVLQLRLATPQGGERKHWELIPGTGAGPLRLGMSPAEVAHALQEPATPVGGSYGQEDFATAGVSVYYDDAGNLACIAFAAATGPQTTLADVPLAGQDPEQMEQWLLDDYAAEHGGTILFTTDGSFALTDLGLLIRTQRIGDTRLTRPLLVIEDWLETTYYRDHLPLEGPPPQDGHRWGPGV, from the coding sequence ATGATCAACTATTTGGACGGCGTCAACTGGTCGTCGATGAGCCACGCCTACGGCCCGGCCGTCGACGTTCCCGCGTGGCTCCGGGCGATGACCTCAGCAGACCCCGCGGTCCGGGAGAGGGCGCTCGGCGACTTCTACGGTGCGGCCCATCACCAGGGTGACGTGTACCCGTGCACGGCGGCGAGCCTGCCGTTCCTGTTCGCGCTGGCCGACGACCCCGCCACCCCTGACCGTGCCTCAATCGTCCAGCTGCTGCTCAGCATCGGACGTGAATCCGTCGCACGCGACGACGGCGGCATCCGGTTCGCACCGGACGGAACCCTCTCGACGGCCTGCGCGGACAGTGCGGCGACGATGCGCGAGCGCGCCGACGCGTTCGTCGCCTACGCGGCCGACCCGGATCCAGGTGTGCGGCGTGCGGCGATCAAGGGCCTGGGTCTCTTCCTCGAGGACGCCGACCGCGCGGTCGGCGTCCTCCGCTCCCGCCTGCCGGCCGAGTCCGGGGTCGTCGAACGGCTGCTCGTCGTCGAGACGATGGCCGACCTGGCGCTGCGCCTGCCCGCAGCGCGGACCGCTGCCACCGCCTGGCTCCACGGCCTGGCCGACAACACCGCGGCCAACCCTGACATCCGGCTCGCCGCCCTCGTCCACCGCACCCGCTGCGTCCCAGAAGCCATCGGCGACAGCACCGTACCGACCACGATCGACCTGCTGCGCCGACTCACCCCCGCGCAGCGGCCCACGACTGACGAGAAGGTCTGCCGAGCGGATTCCGGCACGTGTGCGCGTACCCCTGCCGCCAAGTCGGCGACCCCGGGCACTCCGCCGCAGATCGCCGCCGCGTTCGCCGACATGGAACTTCACAACCGTGTCCACGCACCCACCACCGCCCTGCTGCGAACCCTGCACGGGGTGCTGAACGACCGCGTGCCCGAGCGCACGGCCCTGCTCGCCGAACAGCTCAGCAGCCCGGACCCCGCCGTTCGCCACGACGCGATCCGTATGGCCCAGGACGTGATCGGCACCTGGCGCGGCAACCACGCCCCCCTCGTCATGCTCATCGCGGACTGCCTGCTCCCCGAGGACCCGTACACCGCCGCCGCGGCCGCGGAGAGCCTCGGATCCCTGGGGCCCGCTGCCCAGGTCGCCCGCGAAGCACTCGCCGCCTTCGTCCGGGCGCAGCGCGCGGCGCACGGACCGGATGTGTGGGCGGCGGAGCACTCGCTGCGGCGCCGCGCCCACCAGGAGGCCGTCATGGCGCTGGCACGCCTCGACGACACGCGTGCCCTTCCCGGGCTGCTGAGCGCGCTGGACGCGGACACCGACGCCTGGCGCGCTGTTCAGGTCGCCGGCCATCTGCGCTCGGGTGCCGAGGAACTGGCGCCGCGGCTGCGCCGGCGACTTGCCGCCGTCGACTTCTCGCAGCCGGAGCCCGGCCTCGGCGCCGGGGCACTGGTCTCCGCGCTGGCCGCACTCGGCGACCTCGGCGCCGTCCCCGCGATCACGCAGGCGCTCACCGCCGCGCTCCGTCACCAGCAGTGGCGCACCGCCGCCGCCGTGCTGGAGGCTCTCGCGTCGTTCGGAACCGACGCGGCAACCGCCCTGTACGTGGTCCGCCCGCAGGCCGACGCGCAGGACGTGGACCTCCGGGCGGCCGCGACGGCCGCTCTGTGGGCGCTCGATCGTGATCCGGCGGACGTCGTGCCCCGACTGCGCGACCTGCTCGGCAGCCACTGCAATCGCGGAGCGGCCGACGTGCTGGGCCGTATCGGTCCGCCCGCAGCGACCGCACTGCCGCTCCTCAAGGAGATGCTGACCGTCGCTTACGAGTGGACCCGCCTCCACGCCGCCATCGCGGTGTGGGACATCGCCGGCGCGGCGGAGACCGACAACGTCATCCGCACGCTGCTGGAGATCTGGGAGGAGAACGAGGCGACCGCACACCACATCGCGCTGTTCCTGGACCGCATGGGCCCGGCCGCGGCACCGGCCCTGCCCCGCGTTCGGGCAGAACTCGCCCGCCCCCGCCGAAGCCGGGGCGTCGCGCACGACGAAGAACTGCAACGCACCTGCCGGGTCCTCCAACTGCGTCTTGCCACGCCGCAGGGCGGGGAGCGGAAGCACTGGGAACTGATTCCGGGTACCGGTGCGGGACCTCTGCGCCTGGGGATGTCCCCGGCCGAGGTCGCCCACGCGCTTCAGGAGCCCGCCACACCGGTCGGCGGCTCCTACGGACAGGAGGACTTCGCCACTGCCGGGGTGAGCGTCTACTACGACGACGCAGGGAACCTCGCGTGCATCGCTTTCGCCGCGGCCACCGGACCCCAGACCACCCTCGCGGACGTCCCCCTGGCCGGGCAGGACCCCGAGCAGATGGAGCAGTGGCTCCTGGACGACTACGCAGCCGAGCACGGGGGAACGATCCTGTTCACGACCGACGGATCGTTCGCCCTGACCGACCTCGGCCTCCTCATACGGACGCAACGGATCGGCGACACACGCCTGACGCGCCCGCTCCTCGTGATTGAGGACTGGCTCGAGACGACGTACTACCGCGATCACCTGCCGCTGGA